A genomic segment from Segniliparus rotundus DSM 44985 encodes:
- a CDS encoding glutamate synthase subunit beta has product MPDPSGFLKHTMAQLPARRPVPLRLRDWNEVYQEFDETTLRNQASRCMDCGIPFCHQGCPLGNLIPDWNDLSRTGQWRDAIERLHATNNFPEFTGRLCPAPCESACVLGINQDPVTIKQIEVEIIDRAFEEGWVPPVHPHQLTGKRVAVVGSGPAGLAAAQQLTRAGHMVTVFERDERIGGLLRYGIPDFKMEKRHIDRRLVQMEAEGTIFRVGVNVGVDVTVEKLRASYNAVVLAVGALEPRELDVPGRDLDGVVQAMDYLPEANRALYEGRAARIDARGKRVVIIGGGDTGADCLGTALRQGAASVHQFDINPEPPKSRDETMPWPTYPRVLRSSAAHQEGGERVFAANTIEFIGRDGALVGLKAHEDVRREGRSIVSVGGEFTQEADLVLLALGFTGPQRPDLLDKLGVELTERGDVKRDENYQTSVEGVFVAGDGGRGQSLIVWAIAEGRAAAAAVDEWLEGETALPRPIAPHAQPLG; this is encoded by the coding sequence ATGCCTGATCCGAGCGGCTTTTTAAAGCACACCATGGCCCAGCTCCCCGCGCGTCGGCCCGTGCCGTTGCGTCTGCGCGACTGGAACGAGGTCTACCAGGAGTTCGACGAGACGACGCTGCGCAACCAGGCGAGCCGGTGCATGGACTGCGGCATCCCGTTCTGCCATCAGGGCTGCCCGCTCGGCAACTTGATCCCCGATTGGAACGACCTCAGCCGCACCGGCCAGTGGCGTGACGCGATCGAGCGGTTGCACGCGACGAACAATTTCCCCGAGTTCACCGGCCGGCTCTGCCCCGCGCCGTGCGAATCGGCGTGCGTTTTGGGCATCAACCAGGACCCGGTGACGATCAAGCAGATCGAGGTCGAGATCATCGACCGCGCCTTCGAGGAGGGCTGGGTCCCGCCGGTGCACCCGCATCAGCTCACCGGCAAGCGCGTCGCCGTCGTGGGCTCCGGTCCCGCTGGCCTGGCGGCCGCGCAACAACTGACCCGAGCCGGGCACATGGTGACCGTCTTCGAGCGGGACGAGCGCATCGGCGGCCTTTTGCGTTACGGCATCCCCGATTTCAAAATGGAGAAGCGGCACATCGACCGCAGGCTCGTGCAGATGGAGGCGGAAGGCACGATTTTCCGCGTCGGCGTGAACGTCGGCGTCGACGTCACTGTGGAGAAGCTGCGCGCCAGCTACAACGCGGTCGTGCTCGCCGTCGGGGCCCTGGAGCCAAGGGAGCTGGATGTTCCGGGCCGCGACCTCGACGGGGTCGTGCAAGCGATGGACTACCTGCCGGAGGCCAACCGCGCCCTGTACGAGGGGCGCGCCGCGCGGATCGACGCGAGGGGCAAGCGCGTCGTGATTATCGGCGGCGGCGACACCGGGGCCGACTGCCTCGGCACCGCGCTTCGGCAAGGCGCGGCGAGCGTGCATCAGTTCGACATCAACCCCGAGCCGCCGAAGTCCCGCGACGAGACGATGCCTTGGCCCACCTACCCAAGGGTCTTGCGCTCCTCGGCCGCGCACCAGGAGGGCGGCGAGCGCGTGTTCGCGGCCAACACGATCGAGTTCATCGGCCGCGACGGCGCGCTCGTCGGGCTCAAAGCGCATGAGGACGTCCGTCGCGAAGGCCGCTCCATTGTGTCCGTTGGCGGCGAGTTCACCCAAGAGGCCGACCTGGTGCTGCTCGCGCTGGGTTTCACCGGGCCGCAGCGCCCGGACCTGTTGGACAAGCTCGGCGTCGAGCTCACCGAGCGCGGCGACGTCAAGCGCGACGAGAACTACCAGACGAGCGTGGAGGGCGTCTTCGTCGCCGGCGACGGCGGCCGAGGCCAGTCGCTGATCGTGTGGGCCATCGCCGAGGGCCGCGCCGCCGCCGCTGCCGTGGACGAATGGCTGGAAGGCGAGACGGCGCTGCCGAGGCCCATTGCGCCGCACGCCCAGCCATTGGGCTGA
- a CDS encoding fasciclin domain-containing protein — protein sequence MLSTLKNSFAAAGVVAVATMGLAGLTNDSSALPGISAASAQGYSSALVGAGCKAYAAKVPAGPGSVAGLAADPVAVAASHVPLLTTLTSAVSGKLNPEVHLVDTLDGGEFTVFAPVDSAFAKIDHATIDSLKTDSPTLTKILTYHVVPGQIEPEDIDGEHATVEGGAVTVTGSGDDLKVDGASVICGGIHTANATVYLIDTVLMPPTE from the coding sequence ATGCTCAGCACTCTCAAAAACTCATTCGCAGCAGCAGGCGTCGTCGCGGTCGCGACGATGGGGCTTGCGGGATTGACAAACGACAGTTCGGCGCTGCCCGGGATCTCGGCGGCCAGTGCGCAAGGGTATTCGTCGGCGCTGGTCGGCGCGGGCTGCAAGGCGTACGCCGCGAAGGTGCCGGCCGGACCCGGGTCAGTCGCCGGATTGGCCGCGGACCCGGTCGCGGTGGCGGCTTCCCATGTCCCGTTGCTGACGACGCTGACGTCGGCGGTGTCGGGCAAGCTGAATCCCGAGGTGCATTTGGTCGACACCCTTGACGGCGGCGAATTCACGGTGTTCGCCCCTGTCGACTCGGCCTTCGCGAAGATCGACCATGCCACGATCGACTCGCTCAAAACTGATTCGCCGACCTTGACGAAGATCCTCACCTACCATGTGGTGCCTGGGCAGATTGAGCCCGAGGACATCGACGGCGAGCACGCCACCGTGGAAGGCGGCGCGGTGACCGTCACCGGCTCCGGGGACGATCTGAAGGTCGACGGCGCGTCGGTGATCTGCGGCGGCATCCACACCGCCAACGCGACGGTCTACCTCATCGACACGGTCCTCATGCCGCCGACCGAATGA
- a CDS encoding ABC transporter ATP-binding protein, whose protein sequence is MTVSVDLAQAWVEIPIFDAKTRSLKKAVLSKAGGTIAGSSKFPIVEALRDITLSLHEGDRIGLVGHNGAGKSTLLRLLAGIYEPTRGTAVVRGRVAPVFDLGVGMDPEISGYENILIRGLFLGQTRKSMLRKIKEIAEFSELGDYLDMPMRTYSTGMRIRLALGVVTSIDPEILLLDEGIGAVDADFMKKARERLQALVRRSGILVFASHSNEFLAQFCERALWVDHGSIRMSGGIEEVVTAYEGPAAGASVAHVLANPGWDETP, encoded by the coding sequence ATGACTGTGTCCGTCGACCTCGCCCAAGCCTGGGTGGAGATCCCCATCTTCGACGCCAAAACCCGCTCGCTCAAGAAAGCGGTGCTCAGCAAGGCAGGCGGCACAATTGCCGGTTCCAGCAAATTCCCCATCGTCGAAGCGCTGCGCGACATCACGCTTTCGCTGCACGAGGGCGACCGCATCGGCCTCGTCGGGCACAACGGAGCCGGCAAGTCCACGCTGCTGCGTCTGCTTGCCGGGATCTATGAGCCGACCCGGGGCACCGCGGTGGTCCGTGGCCGCGTGGCTCCGGTCTTCGACCTCGGCGTCGGCATGGACCCGGAGATCTCCGGGTACGAGAACATCCTCATCCGGGGGCTTTTCCTCGGCCAGACCCGCAAGTCGATGCTGCGCAAAATCAAGGAGATCGCGGAGTTCTCCGAGCTCGGCGACTATTTGGACATGCCGATGCGGACCTACTCCACCGGGATGCGCATCCGGCTCGCGCTCGGTGTCGTGACCAGCATCGACCCGGAGATCCTGTTGCTTGACGAGGGCATCGGCGCGGTGGACGCCGACTTCATGAAGAAGGCGCGCGAGCGCCTGCAAGCTCTCGTGCGCCGCTCGGGCATCCTGGTGTTCGCCAGCCACTCCAACGAGTTCCTCGCCCAGTTCTGCGAGCGCGCGCTGTGGGTGGACCACGGCAGCATCCGCATGTCTGGCGGCATCGAGGAAGTCGTCACAGCATACGAGGGGCCCGCCGCCGGGGCGAGCGTCGCACACGTCCTCGCGAATCCCGGCTGGGACGAGACCCCCTGA
- a CDS encoding ABC transporter permease yields MSGTAAEHGFAPARASSRSFSRAWDDLRRGVEGRELWLQLGWQDIKQRYRRSVLGPFWITISTGTIAICLALLYSMLLGQDLRDFLPHVTVGLIIWNLIQNSVEEGSEVFIVNEGLIKQLPAPISIHIYRLIWRQALLMAHNLVIYVILIAVFPPRHWSWSMLLAFPALALLLLNAVWVAMVAGVVATRFRDVVPMVSNITQLLFYLTPIVWTTQGLTKQGGAVARRARLVEINPLYHYVDILRAPMIGAPQAAYHWWIVIALTAAGFGCMLVVMRQYRSRVAYWV; encoded by the coding sequence ATGAGCGGCACAGCCGCAGAGCACGGGTTCGCCCCGGCACGGGCCTCCTCCCGGTCTTTCTCACGCGCCTGGGACGATTTGCGACGCGGCGTGGAAGGCCGCGAACTGTGGTTGCAGCTCGGCTGGCAGGACATCAAGCAGCGTTATCGCCGCTCGGTGCTCGGCCCCTTCTGGATCACGATCTCCACCGGCACCATCGCCATCTGCCTGGCCCTGCTGTACTCCATGCTGCTGGGCCAAGATCTGCGCGACTTCCTCCCCCATGTCACCGTGGGCCTCATCATCTGGAACCTGATTCAGAACTCGGTCGAGGAGGGCTCTGAGGTCTTCATCGTGAACGAAGGCCTCATCAAACAGCTCCCCGCGCCGATCAGCATCCACATCTACCGGCTCATTTGGCGCCAAGCCCTGCTCATGGCGCACAACTTGGTCATTTACGTCATTCTGATCGCCGTGTTCCCGCCGAGGCACTGGTCGTGGTCGATGCTCCTCGCCTTCCCCGCGCTCGCCCTGCTCCTGCTCAACGCGGTCTGGGTGGCGATGGTCGCGGGCGTCGTCGCCACCCGGTTCCGAGACGTGGTGCCGATGGTCTCCAACATCACCCAGCTGCTCTTCTACCTCACCCCGATCGTCTGGACCACCCAAGGACTGACCAAGCAGGGCGGCGCGGTGGCCCGGCGGGCGCGGCTCGTGGAGATCAACCCGCTCTACCACTATGTGGACATTTTGCGCGCGCCGATGATCGGAGCCCCGCAGGCGGCGTACCACTGGTGGATCGTGATCGCCCTGACCGCGGCGGGATTCGGATGCATGCTCGTCGTGATGCGGCAATACCGCTCCCGCGTCGCGTACTGGGTGTAG
- a CDS encoding bacterial proteasome activator family protein yields MTEENHQSHNIVILDQPHAEDGLDRLVEQPAKVMRIGSMVKQLLEEVKGAPLDEASRARLREIHTRSIEELQEGLAPSMREELQRLTLPFTEGETPSEDELRIAQAQLVGWLEGLFHGIQTTLIAQQLAARAQVDQSRHEALPPGHSAGPGSGQYL; encoded by the coding sequence ATGACCGAGGAGAACCACCAGTCGCACAACATCGTCATTCTCGACCAGCCGCACGCGGAGGACGGCCTCGACCGACTGGTCGAGCAGCCCGCCAAGGTGATGCGGATCGGTTCGATGGTGAAACAGCTCCTTGAAGAGGTGAAAGGCGCTCCGCTCGACGAGGCGTCGCGCGCCCGGCTCCGTGAGATCCACACCCGGTCCATCGAGGAGCTGCAAGAAGGACTCGCGCCCTCGATGCGCGAGGAGCTCCAACGCCTCACCCTCCCGTTCACGGAAGGCGAGACCCCTTCCGAGGACGAGCTGCGGATCGCGCAGGCCCAGCTCGTCGGCTGGCTCGAAGGCCTCTTCCACGGCATACAGACCACGCTCATCGCGCAGCAGCTCGCCGCTCGGGCGCAGGTCGACCAGTCCCGGCACGAGGCGCTGCCGCCGGGGCACAGCGCCGGGCCGGGCTCCGGGCAGTATCTTTGA
- a CDS encoding NAD(P)H-quinone oxidoreductase — MRAIVVPSADGEAMFLAEAPRPEPGPRDVLIEVAAAGVNRADLAQRAGAYPPPPGASQILGLEVAGRIAEIGGEVTDWAVGDEVCALLAGGGYAQYAVAHEACVLPVPPGATLAEAAGLPEVAATVWLNLGMIGGLAPGRRVLIHGGGSGVGTHAVQLVRAVGAEAAVTASQGKADRCRELGAQIVIDYRTEDFADVLRRRWPDGADLVLDHIGGPYLARDLKVLGLDGKILLIASIGGRHAEQIDLGALQLKRASVIGSTLRNRATGGTLGKAAIIAQVREHVWPLIAEGTVKPVLDRTFPLAEAEAAHRALAAGEIFGKTVLLA; from the coding sequence ATGCGCGCGATTGTTGTGCCTTCCGCAGACGGCGAAGCCATGTTCCTGGCCGAGGCTCCTCGTCCGGAGCCCGGTCCGCGCGACGTGCTCATCGAAGTCGCCGCCGCTGGCGTGAACCGGGCCGACCTCGCGCAGCGCGCTGGCGCGTACCCTCCCCCGCCCGGAGCGAGCCAGATCCTCGGGCTTGAAGTCGCAGGACGGATCGCGGAAATCGGCGGGGAAGTCACCGATTGGGCTGTGGGCGACGAAGTGTGCGCCCTGTTGGCAGGCGGCGGCTACGCGCAGTACGCCGTCGCGCACGAGGCGTGCGTCCTGCCGGTGCCGCCCGGGGCGACACTGGCCGAAGCGGCTGGGCTGCCCGAAGTCGCGGCCACCGTCTGGCTCAATCTCGGCATGATCGGCGGCCTCGCGCCCGGCAGGCGCGTGCTGATCCACGGGGGCGGGAGCGGCGTCGGGACCCACGCTGTCCAACTCGTGCGAGCAGTCGGAGCCGAGGCGGCAGTGACAGCGAGCCAGGGAAAGGCGGACCGGTGCCGGGAGCTCGGGGCGCAGATCGTCATCGACTACAGAACAGAAGACTTCGCTGACGTGCTCCGGCGGCGCTGGCCCGACGGGGCGGACCTGGTGCTCGACCACATCGGCGGCCCCTACTTGGCTCGGGATCTGAAAGTGTTGGGCCTGGACGGAAAAATCCTGCTCATCGCCAGCATCGGCGGCCGTCACGCGGAACAGATCGACCTGGGCGCGCTCCAGCTCAAGCGCGCGAGCGTCATCGGCTCGACGCTGCGCAACCGGGCGACGGGCGGGACGCTCGGCAAGGCCGCGATCATCGCGCAAGTGCGCGAGCACGTCTGGCCGCTCATCGCCGAGGGCACGGTCAAACCGGTCCTTGACAGGACTTTTCCGCTCGCCGAGGCCGAGGCGGCGCACAGAGCTTTAGCAGCAGGGGAGATCTTCGGCAAGACTGTCCTACTGGCATGA
- a CDS encoding TetR/AcrR family transcriptional regulator: MKKTSAAKKTPAAKKNPASRIPIPKRQRRPTRAEVRKRLLDAALIVFGELGYTAASLDIVAAAAGLTKGAVYSNFSSKDELYFAMIEDQLERRVAETNFAASGSADLDEISRFFTSNIFKERHWRLVWLEYWARVVREEELRQPYLQARQQFATRIKEAFGPVRENLAKEAAGKKPSVELTEEELATVLLAVNEGLTVQALPDPEKYPKELLGKLLRKLLS, from the coding sequence GTGAAGAAAACCTCCGCGGCGAAAAAGACTCCTGCGGCGAAGAAGAACCCTGCCAGCCGGATTCCGATTCCGAAGCGCCAGCGGCGCCCGACGCGCGCGGAAGTCCGCAAACGCCTGCTCGACGCCGCGCTGATCGTGTTCGGCGAACTGGGCTACACAGCCGCGTCCCTCGACATCGTCGCGGCGGCGGCGGGCCTCACCAAAGGCGCTGTGTACAGCAACTTCTCCAGCAAAGACGAGCTGTACTTCGCCATGATCGAAGACCAGCTCGAACGCCGTGTGGCCGAAACCAATTTCGCCGCCAGCGGCTCCGCCGACCTTGATGAGATCAGCCGGTTCTTCACCTCCAATATTTTCAAAGAGCGCCACTGGAGGCTGGTGTGGCTTGAGTACTGGGCCCGCGTCGTCCGCGAGGAAGAGCTGCGCCAGCCCTATCTGCAAGCCCGCCAGCAGTTCGCGACGCGGATCAAGGAGGCGTTCGGCCCGGTCCGCGAGAACCTCGCCAAAGAGGCTGCCGGGAAGAAACCTTCCGTGGAGCTCACCGAGGAAGAACTCGCGACCGTCCTGCTCGCGGTCAACGAGGGCCTGACCGTCCAGGCATTGCCGGACCCCGAGAAGTACCCGAAGGAACTTCTCGGGAAGTTGCTGCGCAAACTGCTGTCCTGA